GTCACAAACATCCTTCAacactcctccaacccactTAAAGTCCTGCAAGTCAAGGTAAACCTGCGCGCTGAGTCTGgcccaccaccttccctgATAGACAAAGACTGCTACAAAAGTCTGATACTCCTCCATGAGCGTGCCGAGGACGTAGGAATGAACTGCTGGTTCCTCTCCACTTGCCTCGATATCCTCTGCCGGTAAAGGCAACGCCACATTGGTCATGGCGCATGCAGACATCGTTCCCTCCTTGTTATCCAATACCTCAGTTCCCAACGCCTCCGCCACCAGCCTGCCCCCTTCCCTTGCCATCTTGATCAGCTCGTCTCTAAttctcacctcaccaccaagaactTCCTCCCTCCACTTGATCGCGTCTTTGACACACAGGTAAGGCGCGTTATCCACCGTCCCCACAAACTGAAAGCCGTTCACAAAATAGCCCTTCCCATTGGGCGGCAGCGGGTTCACCCTTTTCAAGTTCCCACCCTGCAGTTCAGCCGCCTCAAACCCATGCGAAGTCGGCACCGTCGATCTGATCAGTCCTTGATTCCTCAAAGGGACGTAAAAGACCGCACAACCCCTCGGCACATGCAACCACTTGTGACAGTTGGACACAAAAAAATCTGGATCAACCTCGCCGAGGTTATTAAGCTTTACCATGCCTATCCCCTGCGCGCCATCAACGAGCGATAGAATCCCATGCCTCTTGCATGAAGCAGTGATGGCTTCGAAAGGGAACCGGACCCCGGGATTCGAGCTGACCACATCAAACAGCGCGAGCCTgactctcctcccctccttttccacctcttGCACCGCTTTCTCAAAATTCTCAACGATATCCCCGTCTGGACAGGGGTATAGAATGGGCACACATCGACTGTGAACCAATCCACGGTTGTACTCCACCACATAATCCACCGTCTTTGCACACCCGCCGTAGATAGTCTCAAAGTACAGGATCTCGTCTTTCCCATCCTTGTTCCATATGATGTTACGGAGCACCGTGTTGACGCCCATGGTGGCGTTGGACACAAAGACGCATGTCTCCGTTGGGACACCCAAAAGCTTGGCCACGGCAGCGCGGGACTCATCGAGGAGCTGAGGGTATGTATATCGGATGAAGGGATCGGGCTTCGCTTCTGCTTGGTCTTGATATTGCCTCATCAAGTTGcggatgtgggaggggatggtgccAAATGAGCCTGCCACGGTGTCAGTAAGTCGTTTGTTTGCAGCCTGGTTAAAAGGAGGAGCAAAGACCGGGAGATGGACGAACCGTGGTTGAGATTGCGGTACGAAGGATCGAACAAGAATTCAGAGTCGCGAAGGGCGCGGCCAAACTTGACAGGTTCAGACCTGGTCCGGCCGCATGTGGGTAAATCTGAAGTGGTGTCGCCCATGATGACTTGGTGGTTGACTGTGGATGTCCGGAGTCCTGGGGGTGAAGCAGTTCAGATCAGGATGGACAATATAGTAAGCATGCCCTAATAACTCGTCAAATGGATTGGTTGTCATGAGTCATGGATGACTCGATGTCAAATAGTGAAACCCTTGCACTTGGTTCCTCGACTGATCTACACCCCCACTTGCCCGGTCAACGGTTTGGGCCAAGTTGGtaccccatcctccacacTGGACTTGCATCGTGCATAATTTGGATAATAACGTGATACCGATTGTATTCCAAAGGGCGGACTCTTCACAGTGCCCCATGTCCCGGTGTCGGGACGCCGCCAGTCGGCTAGAAAGGGGTTTGTGTTCACAAACTAGCAAGCCGCGGCCAGCCGAGCAACCCTTCAACATGAAAAAAGACCACTCAAGCTCGGCTACGCTTCCGAATACCAAGGCAATCAAAATCCCTCACTTGGTTCAGTGCTTCTTGTTTTGAGCATAGAAGAAATTGGCACCTAAAAGATATCATGAGCGACTGCTGTAGCAGGTAAGGTATGGCGTACTTTGGTTGGAAAAATGACTCACCAACAGGAACAAGCCCATTCTCTGCAGCCCATTCTCTCACCCCTTTCGTGTCTTTGtctccatcatcgccaacctcATATCCCCAATGCTTTCTTGCATTCGGCCGCGACAAGTGCAGCTTTTCAGTAGTACCGTTGGCGGGGGCAAATGCCAACAGAACATACCGGTGTTTCCCAGTCTTCtcgggcggtgatggaggctTGTACCTCATGATCTCATCAGAAAAGGTGGGGCTAATCCCAGATGAGGTCGGCACGCCTATTGCGATCCAATGGCAAAACTCGGACCATTTCGGATCATCGCGCGACGGAGCATCCGGATCCGTCATGGTGATAACGTAAGTAACGCCTTTCTTCCAGAGGGTAGGCTTGGATGCCATCAGTTTTACTGAAGGGGCTGATTCGAGCAGGGAAGGTTCGAGGGTGTTGCCAAGGTCGGCGTGagtgtgatgatgggaagacCATGTGGCATTCATCAAAAGTGAAGGAAGAAAATCGTCAATGACTATGGTGAAGCTCAGCATCTACCCTGGTGATCAACATGGGGTCTGATAATATGAACTTACCAGTAGGGATGATTTCGGCATCCTGGAGCCTACGGTGTAGTACCTCACGTTAGTCTGTCATCGAGGAGCAAGCAGTCAAACATATCGTACGCTTTCTGTACATCGTCTTGCGTATTCCAGATACTATTACCGATCTTCGGGAGAGGATGCTGCTCGTTGACAATAACAGtcgccccagcagcaaaggGCCCAATGAGTATAAAGAGTTGCAATAGGAGGCTGGTCAATGTCATCATGGTTATTTCTCTGCTTGGTGCAAAGTCCTGAAGTGAGCTGGACACGAGGTAGATACCTAGAATGAATGCAAACACCTACCTACATAAAGCTCAGTTGAGCAGTGGACCCAAAATGATGTCACCATTTCTACCTTAGCTGCATCACCTGAGCCCCACCTCCAACAGAACTGTATGCAACTGCCAAAATAAACTGCAAACGCTGGTGATTTTCCCGACTTCTCATGGTGCATTTACACATGAAGGATATAAGCAAGCTCAAGTACACAAATGCCATGAATTTCACTACCTCATGTGTAATTATTGATGAAGAGCGATCTTCTCTGTGATACCTATGCAACTCTCTAGGTAGGTGTGGCGGTAGCCCGCGCTTATCTTATCATTCCTCGCAATAGAAAGCATCCTCTTATTGTGAATAGCCATGGCTAAACATAATATGTGCCCACATGCACCGTCCATTTAGTGGGGACCAGGCTCGCAGTGGGGAGCGTAGATGGCCTCTGTCAACACCGTTAGAACATGCATAAGTAAAGGCAGCAGGAGTGAGAAGGCGTACTGCACTTGGCATCGCAGTCCTTGTTACATTGAACAGCATCGGGGACGTTGACACAAATCTTGTAGAGGCAATCTGAGATGCAGGTCCAGAAAGCCTCAGGAAGCTTAACGCAAGGAGGTTGGTCCTGCGGAGCTGGAGCCggagcagcagtggcagtgatggcaagggcaaggaccCCGAATAATATGGCGAAGCGCATCTTGGGCGTAGAGGTTGTGGATTGTTTGTTGGTGGATGAGTTCAATGTAGTAGGTTGTCGAGAGGGGGAAACAGCCGCATATAGTGCTTGAAATAGTTGGCccaaggagcaggagcaacCGCAGACTTTAGGGAGGTGAATTACCTAACCCAAGATAGTTGCTCCCGTGATGGAGCGCTGCATCCCCAGTTCTGATATTTTTTTAGGATGTTTCCGACTTTGACCCTCCTGACTTGAGTTAAGTGGGCTAATGATAGTAACGGAATTGCCGTGCATATCCGCCCACCACATGCTTCTTATCATCAGAAGAAAAGACTGCGTCCCACATATTAATAACCTGCTAGCATACCTACCCCTTCGGTGACGAATGCTCCAGGTCAGTTCGAGCCTGGGCCACGATCAGGGTGATATTCGCACATCAAAGCGGATTTACATGAGGTAGTTAACTACCTAGGCGGGCAGTTATGTATTATTCTCTTCTGATTGAAAATTCCAACTGTTTTTGAGCTAGACCTTCATCTCCCACGCACAGCAACACTATTGCCAACTGTACTGCTTGATACCTATCCACCCGGCCTTTTCtattttttagttttttacTGTTATGTACACACAGCTATACTAttttcttcctcatcatAGTTATTTATCTTATCTCGTTCTATATTCTCTATCTACAAGCCTAGTTGCTATCGGCTTCGGTTACCAATCTCCctttcctcttttctttctccttaAAAGACAATGCATTTATGCCACAGCTTACCTTGGCCCCATttaccagcaccaccaaaTTTCTGCAGCCTGTCTCTTTACCATGCTTAAAGATGCCAAGAGTACCTAGTTACCCTCACTGATGCTGGCACAGAaagggctgctgctgtgtatCCGAAAAGTCTAAAGTGCCTCTACAAATCGAGGTGTACAGTTGCAAGCGTCCCAATGGGAAGAAGCAAGCATCTGTTTTACATCTTATCGCCTACTTAGGTGCCATACCTTGCAGCTTTACCGGATATTACCACAACACTGCCACTCTATACTCATCAAGCGACAATAATTGCTTCTCGCTCCAACTCGACTGTCATGACAGTCTCGGACACGCCAGATCCAAATCGTATCTTCTTGACTGAGCTGAACCATACTCCTATCGCTCTGTCCTCAACTCATTGTGGCGCCTTCCACCAAGCTAAAGTTCGACCAGAAAATGGTCGCTCTTGTGCGGTATTTCAGGGGCTGGCATTGTGTTTTTACTTGGGGTGTATTCAGTTACCCTGGGTGGCATTGTTGCCACGCAAAATATTGGAAAATTGCCAGCCATGTCAAGCTTTCCTGTTTTGGATGACTCTCACAAGTCTCAGGGTGATGATCGTGATGTTGCAGTGTGGGATGTGATAGAACTGGGTGCAAGGATGCAGTCCGGGCTCTGAAGGGGAGGCACATGTACCCGAGAAGATCAGATGAGGTAGATCCTCACATAAATAGCGTACACCATCCAACATTGTACAGAGTTCATGATTACATTGCTTTTTGGCACGCCCCCTGAACGCCTGGCGAGAGGCAAAGCAGGCAAAAACATCGATGGCAGCCATCCAATATCACCCCTGTAATCTAGATCATTTTGATGGTTAGTCTTCCACTTGAGGGGATGCTGTTGGGGCTCTTTTGGCCCAACATGCATCCGTTTAAGCCACATCATTGGTACGGACCCTGACTGACTGTTTACATACCCACATTTAAATTCAAGGCCTCATTCATTCTCTCTTGCTTCCCATCCTCTTCTCGTCATGTCTGTGGTTGACCATGGCAACCTCGGTGCTCtcactctcatcatcaaaagcACACTCTATATCGAAGATGGCTCCCAGTACGCCTGACGCCAAACGTCATGTCAAGATAAGAAAAGAACCACTGATCACCTCATTCCGCCGCACGTGGGTTGTACCCTTGATCCTCACAGCTGCAATTTTGCTAGTCTACGCCATCAACCCGACTGAGCCAAGTCCAGTTTATCCATTCATCTTTCCATCCTATAAGCTGGGAGATGGCTTCACT
The window above is part of the Podospora bellae-mahoneyi strain CBS 112042 chromosome 3, whole genome shotgun sequence genome. Proteins encoded here:
- a CDS encoding hypothetical protein (COG:E; EggNog:ENOG503NWYP), with the protein product MGDTTSDLPTCGRTRSEPVKFGRALRDSEFLFDPSYRNLNHGSFGTIPSHIRNLMRQYQDQAEAKPDPFIRYTYPQLLDESRAAVAKLLGVPTETCVFVSNATMGVNTVLRNIIWNKDGKDEILYFETIYGGCAKTVDYVVEYNRGLVHSRCVPILYPCPDGDIVENFEKAVQEVEKEGRRVRLALFDVVSSNPGVRFPFEAITASCKRHGILSLVDGAQGIGMVKLNNLGEVDPDFFVSNCHKWLHVPRGCAVFYVPLRNQGLIRSTVPTSHGFEAAELQGGNLKRVNPLPPNGKGYFVNGFQFVGTVDNAPYLCVKDAIKWREEVLGGEVRIRDELIKMAREGGRLVAEALGTEVLDNKEGTMSACAMTNVALPLPAEDIEASGEEPAVHSYVLGTLMEEYQTFVAVFVYQGRWWARLSAQVYLDLQDFKWVGGVLKDVCDRVVRGEYKESKVPDTSV
- the TFS1 gene encoding carboxypeptidase Y inhibitor (MEROPS:MER0018285; EggNog:ENOG503P2W6; COG:S), which gives rise to MMTLTSLLLQLFILIGPFAAGATVIVNEQHPLPKIGNSIWNTQDDVQKALQDAEIIPTVIDDFLPSLLMNATWSSHHHTHADLGNTLEPSLLESAPSVKLMASKPTLWKKGVTYVITMTDPDAPSRDDPKWSEFCHWIAIGVPTSSGISPTFSDEIMRYKPPSPPEKTGKHRYVLLAFAPANGTTEKLHLSRPNARKHWGYEVGDDGDKDTKGVREWAAENGLVPVGANFFYAQNKKH